A window of the Rhizobium brockwellii genome harbors these coding sequences:
- a CDS encoding protein adenylyltransferase SelO: protein MTSALQKNRPGAAFPFDNSYVGLPQHFFAAQAPTAVAEPWLIKLNEALAAELRLDIEALRRDGAAIFSGNLVPEGAEPLAMAYAGHQFGGFSPQLGDGRAILLGEVVDRSGKRYDIQLKGAGPTPFSRRGDGRAAIGPVLREYIISEAMFALGIPATRALAAVTTGEPVYREEVLPGAVFTRVAASHVRVGTFQYFAARGDTEGVRALADYVIDRHYPALKEAENPYLSLFEAVCERQAALIARWLHVGFIHGVMNTDNMTVSGETIDFGPCAFMDTYDPATVFSSIDQHGRYAYANQPGIGQWNLARLGETLLPLIDAEPDNAVDKANAVIKSYGERFQAHWLAGMREKIGLAGEEDGDLDLVQALLSLMQAQGADFTLTFRRLSDLAGDDAAEPEFAASFREPDACGAWLKQWRERLSRDRQTASERAIAMRGVNPAFIPRNHRVEQAIKAAVEDGDFSLFEALLSVLSKPYEDQPGFAAYREPPKPDERVLATFCGT, encoded by the coding sequence GCGGCGCAAGCGCCGACCGCGGTGGCGGAGCCTTGGCTGATCAAGCTCAACGAGGCGCTCGCCGCCGAACTCAGGCTCGACATCGAAGCCTTGCGCCGCGACGGCGCGGCGATCTTTTCCGGCAATCTCGTTCCCGAAGGGGCCGAGCCGCTGGCGATGGCCTATGCCGGACATCAGTTCGGCGGCTTCTCGCCGCAGCTCGGTGACGGGCGGGCGATCCTTCTCGGCGAGGTGGTCGACCGCAGCGGCAAGCGCTACGACATCCAGCTGAAGGGCGCCGGACCAACGCCTTTTTCGCGTCGCGGCGATGGGCGGGCGGCAATCGGGCCGGTCTTGCGTGAATATATCATCAGCGAAGCGATGTTTGCGCTCGGCATTCCCGCCACGCGGGCGTTGGCTGCGGTGACGACAGGCGAGCCGGTCTATCGCGAAGAGGTGCTGCCGGGTGCGGTCTTCACCCGCGTCGCGGCCAGCCATGTCAGGGTCGGCACCTTCCAGTACTTCGCGGCCAGGGGCGACACCGAAGGCGTGCGGGCACTGGCCGACTATGTGATCGACCGGCATTATCCCGCGCTGAAAGAGGCCGAGAACCCGTATCTTTCGCTCTTCGAAGCGGTCTGCGAACGCCAGGCGGCGCTGATTGCCCGCTGGCTGCACGTCGGCTTCATCCATGGCGTGATGAACACGGACAATATGACCGTCTCCGGCGAGACGATCGATTTCGGCCCCTGCGCCTTCATGGATACCTATGATCCGGCGACCGTCTTTTCATCGATCGATCAGCATGGGCGTTACGCCTATGCCAACCAGCCCGGCATCGGCCAGTGGAACCTCGCAAGGCTCGGCGAAACGCTGCTGCCGCTGATCGACGCCGAGCCCGACAACGCGGTCGACAAGGCCAATGCGGTGATCAAGAGTTACGGCGAACGCTTCCAGGCGCATTGGCTGGCCGGCATGCGCGAAAAGATCGGCCTTGCCGGCGAAGAGGACGGCGATCTCGATCTGGTGCAGGCGCTGCTGTCGCTGATGCAGGCGCAGGGCGCCGATTTCACCCTGACCTTCCGGCGGCTGTCGGACCTTGCCGGCGATGATGCCGCAGAGCCCGAATTTGCGGCGAGTTTCCGCGAGCCCGATGCCTGCGGCGCGTGGCTTAAGCAGTGGCGCGAGCGGTTGTCGCGCGATCGGCAGACGGCCAGTGAGCGCGCTATTGCCATGCGCGGCGTCAATCCGGCCTTCATTCCGCGCAATCACCGGGTCGAACAGGCGATCAAGGCTGCCGTTGAGGACGGCGATTTCTCGCTGTTCGAGGCGCTGCTGAGCGTGCTTTCGAAACCCTATGAGGACCAGCCGGGCTTTGCCGCCTATCGG